One window of the Chryseotalea sp. WA131a genome contains the following:
- a CDS encoding DUF418 domain-containing protein produces MDIALAKKSNRIEVIDVLRGFTLLGIILVHFTEQYYAGQPPKIHENYGAHNLADMIVLGFIGIFISGKFFMIFSFLFGMSFFIQLDKSDDSPAFLFRFAWRLIVLFIIGLVHHLHYRGDILTIYAVLGFGLLLCHKLPDKFLLVLALLLVFDTPAILQRTFDILLSNSASPFPIGDEKELEIYYSTLKSGSYLDMLRANFYEFKSKFDFQILSGRLYITMGLFLLGLYAGRKKVFENIPFFKKLIRLGLWMLLGCVVFAGLLALIIFVAKVEMSQAVQFLLGGTVYDVFNIALAAIYVGLIVTVFQREKWHRRLMNFYEVGRMGLTSYLMQALIGTWLLFSYGLALLGNFGASVWAAISLIVFALQIVFSKWWLGRFQYGPAEWLWRSLTYFKEWPLKK; encoded by the coding sequence ATGGATATTGCCCTCGCTAAGAAAAGCAATCGAATCGAAGTAATTGATGTGCTTCGTGGCTTCACGTTGCTGGGCATTATCCTCGTTCATTTCACCGAACAATACTATGCTGGCCAGCCTCCTAAAATTCATGAAAATTATGGAGCGCACAACTTGGCTGATATGATTGTATTGGGGTTCATTGGCATTTTCATCTCGGGCAAGTTCTTCATGATTTTTTCTTTCCTGTTTGGGATGAGTTTTTTTATTCAACTCGATAAGAGCGATGACTCGCCCGCATTTCTTTTTCGATTTGCTTGGCGATTGATTGTTCTATTTATCATTGGGCTTGTCCATCACCTTCATTACAGAGGCGATATACTTACCATCTATGCGGTGCTGGGTTTTGGGTTATTGCTTTGTCACAAACTGCCCGATAAATTCTTATTGGTTTTAGCGCTCTTGCTTGTTTTTGACACACCTGCCATCCTTCAGCGTACTTTTGATATTCTATTATCAAATTCTGCTAGTCCTTTTCCCATAGGGGACGAAAAAGAATTGGAAATTTACTACAGCACTTTAAAATCCGGAAGTTATTTAGATATGCTTCGGGCAAATTTCTATGAATTCAAATCAAAGTTTGATTTCCAAATTCTTTCAGGTAGGCTGTACATCACCATGGGTTTATTTCTGTTGGGTCTTTATGCTGGCCGAAAGAAAGTTTTCGAAAACATTCCCTTCTTTAAAAAATTGATACGCCTTGGATTGTGGATGTTGCTCGGCTGCGTGGTGTTTGCGGGTTTGTTGGCACTCATCATTTTCGTTGCCAAGGTGGAGATGTCTCAGGCTGTTCAATTTTTATTGGGTGGCACAGTATACGATGTTTTCAATATCGCTCTGGCCGCCATTTATGTGGGGTTGATTGTCACTGTCTTTCAAAGAGAAAAGTGGCACAGGCGGTTGATGAATTTTTATGAAGTTGGGCGCATGGGGCTCACCTCTTATTTAATGCAAGCACTTATTGGCACATGGCTTTTGTTTTCGTACGGCTTAGCATTGCTTGGGAATTTTGGCGCCAGTGTGTGGGCAGCGATTTCTCTCATCGTGTTCGCTTTACAAATCGTTTTCAGCAAGTGGTGGCTCGGTCGATTTCAATACGGACCCGCGGAGTGGCTGTGGCGGAGCTTAACTTATTTTAAAGAGTGGCCGTTGAAAAAGTAG
- a CDS encoding integration host factor subunit beta: MTKADIINQITDRTGIDKADVSASVEAFFNIVKSNMAAGNNIYVRGFGSFINKKRKKKIARNISRNTAIVIDEHYIPSFKPAKIFINKIKNSEKVKQLAEK; the protein is encoded by the coding sequence GTGACTAAAGCTGACATCATCAACCAAATTACTGACCGCACCGGAATCGATAAGGCAGATGTTTCTGCTTCCGTAGAAGCCTTCTTCAACATTGTGAAAAGCAACATGGCCGCTGGCAACAACATCTATGTACGTGGCTTTGGCAGCTTTATCAATAAAAAACGAAAAAAGAAAATCGCCCGAAATATCTCTCGTAATACTGCCATTGTGATTGATGAGCATTACATTCCTAGCTTTAAGCCTGCCAAAATCTTTATTAACAAGATCAAGAACAGCGAAAAAGTAAAGCAGCTTGCCGAGAAGTAA
- a CDS encoding alkaline phosphatase D family protein, translating to MKSLGCISFYVLAIAFFISCEKSKPITKKWNDGVAKHFDESLKPFYHGVASGDPLPDRVILWTRVTPDDSLSSISVKWEIAEDDKFSSIYKSDTLSTSPSRDYTVKVDVDALKPDQIYYYRFSALGKTSIVGRTKTAPVSAKDSLKFAIVSCANWEFGYFNPYDKMADRPVLDAVLHLGDYIYEYGTGKYGDTTIGRINIPPHEIVSLKDYRTRYSLYRLDKGLRRVHQLHPFIAIWDDHEVANNSTVTGAQNHQPEEGDYQARKAAARQTYYEWMPIRENQELYRSFSFGSLADVMMLDERLAGRDPEITDPTNPDLAKEERTMLGAKQLQWFEEKLKASKATWKLIGNQVIFSDVYLQKVFPKMPRNLDSWDGFPVEKKKIVDFISANKIQDVIFASGDTHGSWAIEAAIDINKNYSPFAIELGTTSVSSGNGNERKPDDTVKLAEQALMKENPHIKYVNDRDHGYLLLTVYPTQSKAEWFYVETLRKPDTKEFLGKTFWFEKGKNRLKLN from the coding sequence ATGAAATCGTTAGGCTGTATATCGTTTTACGTACTAGCAATTGCTTTTTTTATCTCGTGTGAAAAATCAAAACCAATCACTAAAAAATGGAACGATGGAGTAGCCAAGCATTTCGATGAGTCACTCAAACCATTTTATCACGGTGTGGCTTCGGGTGATCCATTGCCCGATCGGGTCATCCTCTGGACGCGCGTTACCCCCGATGATTCACTCTCTTCCATTTCCGTAAAGTGGGAAATCGCGGAAGACGATAAATTTTCTTCGATCTATAAATCAGACACACTGAGTACTTCTCCTTCGCGCGATTACACGGTAAAAGTAGATGTAGATGCACTTAAGCCCGATCAAATTTATTATTATCGATTTAGCGCATTGGGCAAAACATCGATTGTGGGACGGACGAAAACCGCGCCCGTTTCGGCCAAAGACAGTTTGAAGTTTGCTATTGTTAGCTGTGCCAATTGGGAATTTGGGTATTTCAACCCTTACGATAAAATGGCCGATCGCCCGGTGTTGGATGCGGTACTGCATTTAGGTGATTACATTTACGAATACGGAACGGGCAAATATGGCGATACCACCATTGGCCGGATCAATATTCCTCCTCATGAAATTGTTTCGTTGAAAGATTATCGCACGCGCTATTCGCTTTACCGATTGGATAAGGGATTGCGAAGGGTACATCAGCTCCATCCATTTATTGCTATTTGGGACGATCACGAAGTGGCAAACAACTCAACCGTAACAGGCGCCCAAAATCACCAGCCCGAAGAAGGTGACTATCAAGCAAGAAAAGCAGCCGCACGCCAAACTTATTACGAATGGATGCCCATCCGCGAAAACCAAGAATTGTATAGGAGTTTTTCTTTCGGAAGTTTAGCGGATGTAATGATGCTAGACGAACGATTGGCTGGTCGTGACCCGGAAATCACCGACCCAACCAATCCGGATTTGGCAAAAGAAGAGCGCACGATGCTTGGCGCGAAACAATTACAGTGGTTTGAAGAAAAATTGAAAGCATCGAAAGCCACTTGGAAATTGATTGGCAACCAAGTGATTTTTTCGGATGTGTATTTACAAAAGGTGTTTCCAAAAATGCCGCGCAACTTAGATTCGTGGGATGGCTTTCCGGTAGAAAAGAAAAAGATCGTAGATTTTATTTCAGCGAATAAAATTCAAGATGTCATTTTTGCCTCGGGCGATACACACGGTTCGTGGGCGATAGAAGCTGCCATCGATATCAATAAAAATTATTCGCCTTTTGCCATCGAACTGGGTACCACCAGTGTTTCATCTGGCAACGGCAACGAACGCAAGCCTGACGATACGGTGAAGCTGGCAGAGCAGGCCTTGATGAAAGAAAACCCGCACATCAAATATGTAAACGATCGTGACCACGGCTATCTGTTGCTAACAGTTTATCCTACGCAATCAAAAGCGGAGTGGTTTTATGTAGAGACATTGCGCAAACCAGACACCAAAGAATTTTTAGGCAAAACTTTTTGGTTTGAGAAGGGCAAGAATCGGTTGAAGCTAAATTGA
- a CDS encoding tetratricopeptide repeat protein, protein MLKTRIILVFVCAAVIALLFFLPKVVVENEDQLQTSVDSTKQNTASTAQGHSTLPKELTQSINALRTQYLAGLPNQKNAIFADSLQSLYTQAGQFDSAAWFGEQAASFFKTTESYLKVGNSYYEAFSFAMQQEKQTAMAEKAREWLGKAVEANPKNLEAKIKMAMTFVSSATPMKGIQMMREVLAEDPKNEFALFNMGMLSIQSGQYARAIERLEELAQVNPNHLQGQMLLGVAYMNNGNKDKARQQFERVKKLDNDPAVQSTVDSYLKDLK, encoded by the coding sequence ATGTTAAAGACCCGAATCATATTAGTTTTTGTTTGTGCGGCTGTGATTGCGCTGCTTTTCTTTTTGCCAAAAGTGGTGGTTGAAAATGAAGATCAGTTACAAACATCGGTCGATTCAACAAAACAAAATACTGCATCCACTGCTCAAGGCCACTCCACCTTACCCAAAGAATTAACCCAATCCATCAACGCCTTGAGAACCCAATACTTAGCGGGTTTGCCGAATCAAAAAAATGCTATCTTTGCCGACTCTTTGCAAAGCCTGTACACCCAGGCGGGGCAATTTGACAGCGCTGCCTGGTTTGGCGAACAAGCAGCATCGTTCTTTAAAACAACAGAGAGTTACCTAAAAGTTGGCAACAGCTACTATGAAGCTTTCAGCTTCGCCATGCAGCAAGAAAAGCAAACGGCCATGGCAGAAAAAGCCCGCGAGTGGCTGGGCAAAGCGGTGGAGGCCAATCCAAAAAACTTGGAAGCCAAAATCAAAATGGCTATGACCTTTGTGAGCTCGGCCACACCGATGAAGGGCATCCAAATGATGCGCGAGGTATTGGCAGAAGACCCGAAAAATGAATTTGCATTGTTCAACATGGGCATGCTTTCTATTCAATCCGGTCAATATGCCAGAGCTATTGAGCGATTGGAAGAATTGGCTCAGGTAAACCCCAATCATTTGCAAGGCCAGATGCTATTGGGTGTAGCCTATATGAACAATGGTAACAAAGACAAAGCGCGCCAGCAGTTTGAAAGAGTAAAAAAGTTAGATAACGACCCCGCGGTTCAGTCCACGGTTGATTCGTACCTAAAAGATTTAAAGTAA
- a CDS encoding pyridoxal-phosphate dependent enzyme, producing the protein MITQESISQAHKRIKPFIEHTPVLTSSSLNEVAGCQLFFKCENFQKVGAFKARGAINAALKLSDEERKNGLATHSSGNHAQAIARAGKILNVKSYIVMPRTAPEIKKRGVRGYGGEIFECEPTLQAREETLAQVIKKTGASEIHPFNNYNVMEGQATCAKELFEQVPKLDVVMAPVGGGGLLSGTALATKFFSPATIVIGGEPAGSDDAYRSMQSGKIEPAQSNTIADGLLTTLGDKTFPIIYENVKEIITVTDEEIIAAMRLIWERLKIIVETSCAVPFAAVLKSKEKFKDMRVGIILSGGNVDLEKVGKWFGSQA; encoded by the coding sequence ATGATCACACAAGAAAGCATTTCGCAAGCGCACAAGCGCATCAAGCCCTTTATTGAACATACACCCGTGCTTACCAGTAGCAGTTTAAATGAAGTGGCAGGCTGTCAATTATTTTTTAAGTGCGAAAATTTTCAGAAAGTAGGGGCTTTCAAAGCGCGGGGTGCCATCAACGCTGCCTTAAAGCTGTCGGATGAAGAAAGGAAAAATGGATTGGCCACCCATTCATCGGGCAACCATGCACAGGCCATTGCACGGGCAGGTAAAATTTTAAATGTGAAGTCGTATATCGTGATGCCGCGCACAGCCCCAGAAATAAAAAAGCGCGGAGTGCGAGGATATGGTGGTGAGATTTTTGAATGCGAACCTACGCTGCAAGCACGTGAAGAAACATTGGCGCAGGTGATCAAGAAAACAGGGGCTTCTGAGATTCATCCGTTTAATAATTATAATGTGATGGAAGGGCAAGCAACGTGTGCCAAAGAACTATTTGAGCAAGTGCCCAAACTCGATGTGGTGATGGCACCCGTGGGCGGAGGAGGCTTGCTAAGCGGCACGGCCTTGGCCACCAAGTTTTTTTCCCCAGCTACAATCGTGATTGGGGGTGAGCCGGCCGGATCAGACGATGCGTATCGTTCTATGCAATCTGGCAAAATTGAGCCAGCGCAATCCAATACCATTGCCGATGGGTTGCTCACCACGCTGGGCGATAAAACATTTCCCATTATATATGAAAATGTAAAAGAAATCATCACGGTAACAGATGAAGAAATCATTGCGGCTATGCGATTGATTTGGGAGCGATTGAAAATAATTGTGGAAACATCTTGTGCGGTGCCGTTTGCTGCAGTACTAAAAAGCAAAGAAAAATTTAAGGACATGCGAGTAGGGATTATTCTTTCAGGTGGGAATGTGGATTTGGAGAAAGTAGGGAAGTGGTTTGGTTCGCAGGCTTAA
- a CDS encoding amino acid permease yields MGKTQTIGIWTTTSLVMGNMIASAMFMLPATLASYGSISLIGWVVSGIGAVCLALVYSWLSQLMPVANGGPYAYTREGMGDFAAFLVAWGYWISLWCTNAAIAVAFISYLTVFIPVLGTNSLLAVMAGLITIWSLTWVNARGLRQAGNVQLITTILKIAPLLLVTIGGLFYIHTENYIPFNASTHSDFGAITATATLTLFAFMGLECATIPSGQVKDPEKTIPRATMIGTLAVTLLYIVGTVVIMGVLPSSILQHSKAPFADAAASMWGEWARYLIGAGAVISTFGALNGWITMQGQIPAAAAADKLLPSIFKTENKMGAPVFSLIISSILVSVLMLMNFSRSLGDTYQFAILLSAMTVLVPYLFSAVAFAIISVRTGEAKRKSPIKLFVAFIAFLYSVWAVAGSGQEAVYWGFILLMIGVPIYGWSRMKGREQHTQES; encoded by the coding sequence ATGGGCAAAACTCAAACCATCGGCATCTGGACTACTACCTCGTTGGTGATGGGCAACATGATTGCCTCAGCCATGTTTATGCTGCCCGCTACCCTCGCCAGCTATGGCAGCATTAGTTTGATTGGTTGGGTGGTATCGGGTATTGGGGCGGTCTGTTTAGCGCTCGTGTACAGTTGGCTTAGTCAGTTGATGCCCGTTGCCAACGGTGGCCCTTATGCCTACACACGCGAGGGCATGGGCGACTTCGCGGCCTTTTTGGTAGCGTGGGGTTATTGGATTTCACTCTGGTGCACCAATGCCGCCATTGCCGTAGCCTTTATCAGTTACCTCACGGTTTTTATTCCCGTGCTGGGTACAAATTCTTTATTAGCTGTGATGGCCGGATTGATTACCATTTGGTCGCTTACCTGGGTAAATGCACGTGGCCTTCGGCAAGCGGGCAATGTACAACTCATCACCACCATTTTAAAAATTGCTCCGCTGCTGCTAGTAACCATTGGTGGATTGTTTTACATCCATACCGAAAATTATATTCCGTTCAACGCCAGCACCCATTCTGATTTTGGGGCGATCACCGCCACGGCCACGCTTACGCTGTTCGCTTTTATGGGATTGGAGTGTGCTACCATTCCTTCGGGGCAAGTGAAAGATCCAGAAAAAACAATTCCGCGCGCCACCATGATCGGAACACTGGCCGTAACGCTTCTTTATATTGTTGGCACGGTCGTGATCATGGGTGTGCTGCCATCTTCTATTTTACAGCACTCCAAAGCACCGTTTGCCGATGCTGCAGCCAGCATGTGGGGCGAGTGGGCTCGGTATTTGATTGGCGCAGGTGCGGTGATTTCCACTTTTGGTGCGCTCAATGGATGGATCACCATGCAAGGGCAAATCCCTGCCGCAGCCGCAGCGGATAAACTGTTGCCTTCCATTTTTAAAACGGAAAACAAAATGGGGGCACCTGTTTTTAGTTTGATCATTTCGAGCATACTCGTGTCGGTGCTGATGCTTATGAATTTTAGCAGAAGCCTTGGCGACACTTATCAATTCGCGATTTTGCTTTCCGCGATGACGGTGCTGGTGCCTTATTTGTTTTCGGCAGTAGCCTTTGCAATCATTTCTGTGAGAACGGGCGAAGCAAAGAGGAAAAGCCCCATCAAACTTTTTGTTGCCTTCATAGCCTTCTTGTATTCGGTTTGGGCTGTGGCAGGTTCAGGACAAGAAGCCGTGTATTGGGGTTTTATTTTGTTGATGATCGGTGTTCCTATTTATGGATGGAGTAGAATGAAGGGTAGGGAACAGCATACCCAAGAGAGCTGA
- a CDS encoding tetratricopeptide repeat protein codes for MKALLYAVLLLPVALFSQSSVEKAKALYESKKYEEAEKILKSVGEKTVDYAAARYYLGRIAFDKKEYDDASDYFEEATEADPKGADYFNWLGNTYGTIARDANMLKQGMLAPKMKKAWETAIALDPKNLDARTSLIQYYLQAPGFMGGSIDKAKEVAKQIIALNPAEGHRQLGNVYLSDKKPAEAEKEFLEAVKINPDYISLLANFYTNQKQYDKAFALFEEAIKKNPQDYTSIYQVGKTSALSGQKLDRGEECLKKYLTHTPMQNEPSHAGANMRLAQIKEKRGQKAEAKKLFETALKLDGGLKEAKEGLERVSK; via the coding sequence ATGAAAGCTCTTTTGTATGCTGTCCTTTTATTGCCGGTTGCTTTATTTAGCCAGTCGTCTGTTGAAAAGGCAAAAGCCTTATATGAAAGTAAGAAATACGAGGAGGCTGAAAAGATTTTAAAATCGGTAGGAGAAAAGACAGTTGACTACGCAGCGGCTCGTTATTATCTCGGGCGCATTGCCTTTGATAAAAAGGAGTATGACGATGCTTCAGATTACTTTGAAGAAGCCACTGAGGCCGATCCGAAAGGAGCAGATTATTTTAATTGGTTGGGTAACACCTACGGCACCATTGCCCGCGATGCCAATATGCTGAAGCAAGGCATGCTGGCCCCTAAGATGAAAAAAGCTTGGGAAACGGCCATTGCCCTCGACCCGAAAAACCTTGATGCGCGCACCTCTCTTATCCAATACTATTTGCAAGCCCCCGGCTTTATGGGTGGTAGCATCGATAAAGCCAAAGAAGTGGCCAAACAAATCATCGCCTTAAATCCGGCAGAAGGTCATCGGCAACTAGGGAATGTGTATTTGTCGGATAAAAAACCGGCAGAAGCGGAGAAAGAATTTTTGGAGGCCGTAAAAATCAATCCGGATTACATTTCGTTGTTGGCGAATTTTTATACCAATCAAAAACAATACGACAAGGCCTTTGCCCTATTTGAGGAGGCCATCAAGAAAAACCCCCAAGATTACACCTCCATTTATCAAGTAGGTAAAACAAGTGCGCTCTCTGGCCAAAAGTTAGATAGGGGTGAAGAGTGCCTAAAAAAATATTTGACACATACGCCAATGCAAAACGAACCCTCGCATGCTGGCGCTAATATGCGCTTGGCACAAATCAAAGAAAAGCGAGGCCAAAAAGCAGAGGCAAAAAAATTATTCGAGACTGCCTTGAAATTGGATGGGGGTTTGAAGGAGGCAAAAGAAGGGTTGGAGAGGGTCTCAAAATAA
- the mutY gene encoding A/G-specific adenine glycosylase codes for MTQKQFASKIIAWYTSHHRSLPWRETKDPYKIWLSEIILQQTRVAQGLPYYEKFVNTFPTVTALAKASEQQVLRLWQGLGYYSRARNLHACAKKVVTEYQGKFPDSAEGLQKLPGIGPYTAAAIASFAFRESVAVVDGNVFRVLARIFGMDTDIASPMGKKFFTEKANALLDAHQPDVFNQAMMEFGAIQCLPQNPLCTDCIFSKTCIANGQGLQKLLPVKEKKAKVRTRYFYYFLIHHQKKILMRKREGKDIWKGLYDFYLVETNRNKKAVDVMKNESIVSTASILTESKIFTHLLSHQKLKIKFIEINLSFTTTLEKKLIEVGLKAFTKIQIGHLPKPIVIDRYL; via the coding sequence ATGACCCAAAAACAGTTTGCTTCCAAAATCATTGCTTGGTATACTTCCCACCATCGGTCGTTGCCTTGGCGAGAAACAAAAGACCCATACAAAATTTGGCTTTCCGAAATTATCCTTCAACAAACGCGTGTGGCACAAGGTCTGCCTTACTACGAAAAGTTTGTTAACACTTTCCCCACCGTGACGGCCTTGGCCAAAGCAAGCGAACAACAGGTGTTGCGCTTGTGGCAAGGGCTTGGCTATTACTCGCGGGCGCGCAACCTACATGCTTGCGCCAAAAAAGTGGTGACGGAGTATCAGGGAAAATTTCCTGATAGTGCCGAGGGACTACAAAAACTACCTGGCATTGGCCCTTACACCGCGGCTGCCATCGCTTCGTTTGCTTTCCGCGAAAGTGTGGCGGTGGTAGATGGAAATGTGTTTCGGGTATTGGCGCGGATTTTTGGAATGGATACAGACATTGCCTCGCCAATGGGTAAAAAATTTTTTACTGAAAAAGCGAATGCCCTGCTTGACGCGCATCAGCCCGATGTTTTCAACCAAGCCATGATGGAGTTTGGGGCAATCCAATGCCTTCCTCAAAATCCGTTGTGTACCGATTGCATTTTTTCTAAAACCTGTATTGCCAATGGGCAAGGATTACAAAAGCTTCTTCCTGTAAAAGAGAAGAAAGCCAAGGTGCGCACGCGGTACTTTTACTATTTCTTGATCCATCATCAAAAAAAGATTTTGATGAGAAAACGGGAAGGCAAAGATATTTGGAAGGGGCTGTATGATTTTTATTTGGTAGAGACGAACAGAAATAAAAAGGCTGTGGATGTTATGAAGAATGAGAGCATCGTATCAACTGCTTCTATTTTAACCGAGAGCAAAATTTTTACGCACCTTCTTTCGCATCAGAAATTGAAAATTAAATTCATTGAGATCAACCTTTCGTTTACTACGACCTTGGAAAAAAAATTAATTGAGGTCGGCTTGAAAGCATTTACCAAAATACAGATTGGCCACCTGCCCAAGCCCATTGTTATAGATCGGTATTTGTAG